From Domibacillus sp. DTU_2020_1001157_1_SI_ALB_TIR_016, a single genomic window includes:
- a CDS encoding fructoselysine 6-kinase — protein sequence MIKVLGIGDNVVDKYVHLKVMYPGGNALNFAVFAKKLGIEAAFIGTFGDDKEAEHVQSVLKELDIDFSRSRFLKGENGCARVTLQKGDRVFLDSNNGGVTGENPLILTEEDKEYIKGFNLMHTGLYSHTGHLLSELSSLGVPLSFDFSDDFEQEQIDKYISHVQYAFFSCSHLSENETREFLKRNFQISGQLLIATRGNAPAIAYDGAGFYSQAPESVEAVDTMGAGDSFITAFLLSHITGNEVSESLKSAVSYAAKSCLVEGSFGFGISYS from the coding sequence ATGATAAAGGTATTAGGAATAGGCGACAATGTTGTCGATAAATACGTTCATTTAAAGGTAATGTACCCGGGCGGGAACGCATTGAATTTCGCCGTTTTTGCAAAAAAACTGGGGATTGAAGCAGCGTTTATCGGAACGTTTGGAGACGACAAAGAAGCAGAACATGTTCAAAGCGTTTTAAAAGAACTCGACATTGATTTTTCGAGGAGCCGGTTTTTAAAAGGAGAAAATGGATGTGCACGGGTTACTTTGCAGAAGGGGGATCGTGTTTTCCTAGATAGCAACAATGGAGGGGTAACCGGGGAAAACCCACTTATTCTGACGGAAGAAGATAAAGAGTATATAAAAGGTTTTAACCTGATGCATACCGGTCTTTACAGCCATACAGGCCACTTGTTAAGTGAATTAAGCTCTTTAGGAGTGCCGCTCTCTTTTGATTTTTCTGATGATTTTGAGCAGGAACAAATAGACAAGTATATCTCTCACGTACAGTATGCGTTTTTCTCATGCAGCCACTTGTCTGAAAACGAAACAAGGGAATTTTTAAAGAGAAACTTTCAAATAAGTGGCCAGCTTTTGATCGCCACGCGTGGAAATGCACCTGCCATTGCTTATGATGGAGCCGGATTTTACAGCCAGGCTCCTGAATCTGTTGAAGCGGTAGATACGATGGGCGCAGGGGACTCCTTTATCACGGCTTTCCTGCTTTCCCATATTACGGGCAATGAAGTAAGCGAGTCGTTAAAGTCAGCCGTCTCCTATGCAGCCAAAAGCTGCCTCGTAGAAGGATCGTTTGGCTTTGGTATTTCATACAGTTAA
- a CDS encoding STAS domain-containing protein yields MQLKFSRIGSPSNANYVEFSWDIDTKRAQQLMDNALLQGTQLELKYLIIDLSGVPIIDTMVANQIFKIISALKLTGIRTILTGICPEIA; encoded by the coding sequence ATTCAACTCAAGTTCTCTAGGATAGGCTCTCCGTCGAATGCAAACTATGTTGAATTCTCTTGGGATATCGACACAAAGAGGGCCCAGCAATTAATGGACAATGCTTTATTGCAAGGAACACAATTAGAGCTGAAATACCTCATAATCGATTTGTCTGGTGTACCAATTATTGATACGATGGTAGCTAATCAGATTTTTAAAATCATCAGTGCGCTGAAACTGACAGGCATTCGCACCATCTTAACTGGAATATGCCCAGAAATTGCTTAA
- a CDS encoding secondary thiamine-phosphate synthase enzyme YjbQ translates to MVELTTLTVLTRAQTELANITSQVKNAVKDSSISNGLVAVITAHTTTGILVNEGLECVETDMEELLERLVPPHLPYAHAHFLPSYGATGSNAPAHLKSLLSGNHCLFPVADGEILLGSAQDIYLAEYDGPQSRKIYVQLIGE, encoded by the coding sequence ATGGTTGAATTAACGACGCTTACCGTTCTTACCCGCGCGCAAACGGAATTGGCAAATATCACTTCCCAAGTAAAGAACGCAGTAAAAGATTCTTCTATTTCCAATGGCCTTGTCGCAGTTATTACAGCACATACAACTACTGGAATATTGGTAAATGAAGGTTTAGAATGTGTAGAAACCGATATGGAAGAATTGCTGGAGCGGTTAGTTCCTCCTCACCTTCCTTATGCTCATGCTCATTTTCTGCCAAGCTACGGGGCAACCGGCAGTAATGCACCCGCTCATTTAAAATCCCTTTTATCCGGAAATCACTGTTTATTTCCAGTAGCAGATGGCGAAATACTGCTTGGATCTGCCCAGGATATTTATTTAGCTGAATATGACGGCCCTCAAAGCAGAAAAATCTACGTGCAGTTGATCGGAGAATAA
- a CDS encoding sugar phosphate isomerase/epimerase family protein — translation MPQIKRSQIAGMNIHYLFYSLDYFFAAQQKAGIESIELWGGAPHFLMDSMSYADCKKVKQKAAQHDVKIVAFTPESIIYPYNIAAPDPDQFEKSKLYFTNAVKAAAELGTSLMTINSGYGYLNEAKEEAWKRSAEMLHHLALVAEKEGVTITMETLRPEESKIVTTLEEAIRMHKEINSPAFKIMLDTVAMSVAGETMEDWFAAFGEEIAHIHFVDCKPYGHLAWGDGSLDVSKQFEILNRYQYKGFLGQEITEMKYFEKPDEVDQRIMDHLTPFFND, via the coding sequence ATGCCGCAAATCAAGCGCAGCCAAATTGCCGGAATGAATATTCACTATTTATTTTACTCACTTGATTATTTTTTTGCTGCCCAGCAAAAAGCAGGCATTGAAAGCATTGAGTTATGGGGAGGAGCTCCGCACTTTTTAATGGATTCAATGTCTTACGCAGACTGTAAAAAGGTAAAGCAAAAAGCTGCCCAACATGATGTGAAAATTGTGGCTTTTACCCCTGAATCCATCATTTATCCTTATAATATTGCGGCGCCTGATCCGGACCAGTTTGAGAAAAGCAAGCTTTACTTTACCAATGCGGTAAAGGCAGCTGCTGAATTAGGCACTTCTTTAATGACGATTAATTCAGGATATGGATATTTAAATGAAGCTAAGGAAGAAGCATGGAAACGTTCAGCAGAAATGCTTCACCACTTAGCCCTTGTAGCAGAAAAAGAAGGCGTTACCATTACGATGGAAACATTACGGCCAGAAGAATCAAAAATTGTAACCACTCTTGAAGAAGCGATAAGAATGCATAAAGAAATCAATTCGCCTGCTTTTAAAATCATGCTTGATACAGTGGCGATGAGCGTAGCTGGTGAAACGATGGAAGACTGGTTCGCTGCATTTGGAGAAGAGATTGCGCATATCCACTTTGTAGATTGCAAGCCTTACGGACACCTGGCATGGGGAGACGGCAGCCTGGATGTAAGCAAGCAGTTTGAAATCCTCAATCGATATCAATACAAAGGCTTTTTAGGCCAGGAAATTACAGAGATGAAATACTTTGAAAAGCCGGATGAAGTCGATCAGCGGATTATGGATCACTTAACTCCGTTTTTTAACGACTAA
- a CDS encoding citrate:proton symporter encodes MLSILGFATILFFMFMVMTKRLSAFMAIVISPIIFAVIGGFGAGLGPMMMEGVELVAPTAVLLLFAVLYFGIMMDAGLFDPISRKILQVAKGDPVKIIVGTAILALMVALDGDGTTSYMIIGSAMLPIYRKIGINPLILATISVMALGTISGMTPWGGAATRAISVLGLDASEYFVPLIPAIVCGSIWILLTAYVMGLMERKRIGTELINKAAQELAMTSTAEAQYQTPKLIWVNFLLTLTLMIALVLGLAPLPILFILGTVIALLLNHRQLDDQKKIIKEHASNAVPVVMLVLGAGIFTGILSSTKMVDSMASDLLSIVPDSFGPIFTVIVALISLPLSFLMSNDAFFFGALPVLAQSAAEYGISPMEIARAGVIGQPLHSMGPTSAPLWVLLELVRRDLGSFQRFALIPVTILSLMLIIFTIVTGAISINL; translated from the coding sequence ATGTTATCAATTTTAGGATTCGCAACCATACTGTTTTTTATGTTTATGGTTATGACAAAACGATTGTCTGCATTTATGGCTATTGTCATTTCACCGATCATATTTGCTGTGATTGGCGGATTTGGAGCAGGGCTCGGCCCGATGATGATGGAAGGGGTAGAGCTGGTTGCTCCAACAGCTGTCCTTCTACTGTTTGCAGTTCTATATTTTGGTATTATGATGGACGCTGGTTTGTTTGACCCTATTTCTCGAAAAATCCTGCAAGTAGCCAAGGGAGACCCAGTAAAAATTATCGTCGGTACTGCTATTCTGGCTCTGATGGTTGCGTTAGACGGAGACGGAACGACCAGCTATATGATCATTGGTTCAGCTATGTTGCCAATTTACAGAAAAATCGGAATAAATCCTCTTATATTAGCAACAATTTCTGTGATGGCGCTTGGAACTATTTCAGGCATGACCCCATGGGGAGGGGCAGCCACTAGAGCAATCAGTGTCTTAGGGCTGGATGCATCAGAATACTTTGTACCGTTAATTCCTGCTATTGTCTGTGGGTCAATCTGGATTTTATTGACGGCCTACGTTATGGGACTAATGGAAAGAAAACGAATTGGAACGGAGCTTATTAACAAGGCAGCTCAAGAACTAGCTATGACTTCTACAGCAGAAGCTCAGTATCAGACACCGAAGCTCATTTGGGTAAACTTCTTATTAACGTTAACATTGATGATCGCTCTTGTTTTAGGATTGGCGCCACTGCCGATTTTATTTATTTTAGGTACTGTAATAGCGTTACTCTTAAACCACCGCCAACTTGATGATCAGAAAAAAATAATTAAAGAGCATGCCAGCAATGCCGTACCAGTTGTCATGTTGGTACTGGGAGCAGGGATTTTTACAGGTATTCTATCATCCACAAAAATGGTAGACTCTATGGCATCTGATCTGTTAAGTATTGTTCCTGACTCATTTGGTCCGATTTTTACTGTTATTGTAGCGCTAATCAGTTTGCCACTAAGCTTTTTAATGTCAAACGACGCATTTTTCTTTGGTGCACTGCCTGTATTGGCACAATCTGCTGCCGAATATGGAATAAGTCCAATGGAGATAGCAAGAGCAGGAGTAATCGGGCAGCCATTACATTCTATGGGACCAACTTCAGCTCCATTATGGGTTTTATTGGAGCTTGTAAGAAGAGATTTAGGATCATTTCAACGGTTTGCTCTGATTCCTGTCACGATACTCTCATTGATGCTGATAATATTTACTATAGTAACTGGTGCAATTTCAATTAATCTTTAA
- a CDS encoding amidohydrolase family protein: MVIDVHTHPIFFEDICTDKENLHYRMEQFGVFKQSPYPLEELLIEMDYSGIDKTVLLPLDLTTQSSGHIVSNEEVKKLIDLCPERFIGFASVDPHRQDALDILDYAFKDLKLMGLKLHPSKQTFYPNDPLLKPIYEKCIEYNKPIMFHSGMSWEPNALAKYAQPLNFEEIAHDYPALRICLAHFGWPWINETIMLLLKYPNVYTDTSMLYMDSAKDFYEQIFKRDMGPLWLERNLGHKVMFGSNGPRFRASRLKPALESLNLRPKTLQKILGGNAEYFLGLEEQHHG, translated from the coding sequence ATGGTCATTGATGTGCACACACATCCGATTTTTTTTGAGGATATTTGTACTGATAAAGAAAATTTACATTATCGTATGGAGCAATTCGGCGTATTCAAGCAGTCTCCTTATCCGCTGGAGGAATTGCTGATTGAAATGGATTACAGCGGTATTGATAAAACGGTTCTTTTGCCTTTAGATTTAACAACTCAATCCAGCGGGCATATTGTTTCAAATGAGGAAGTCAAAAAGCTCATCGATTTATGCCCCGAGCGCTTTATTGGCTTTGCAAGCGTAGACCCACACCGTCAGGACGCACTTGATATTTTGGACTATGCTTTTAAAGATTTAAAGCTTATGGGATTAAAATTACATCCGTCCAAGCAAACATTTTATCCGAATGATCCGTTGCTAAAGCCGATTTACGAGAAATGTATCGAGTACAATAAGCCAATTATGTTTCATTCCGGTATGAGCTGGGAGCCGAATGCACTCGCTAAGTACGCACAGCCGCTTAACTTTGAGGAGATCGCTCATGATTATCCAGCTCTGCGGATTTGTTTGGCACACTTTGGATGGCCCTGGATCAATGAAACCATTATGCTACTGTTGAAATATCCAAATGTTTATACAGATACATCCATGCTATATATGGATTCTGCTAAAGACTTTTACGAACAAATTTTTAAGCGTGATATGGGTCCATTATGGCTTGAACGAAATTTAGGCCATAAAGTCATGTTCGGCTCAAATGGCCCCCGTTTTAGAGCTTCAAGGTTAAAGCCCGCTTTAGAAAGCTTAAATCTTCGCCCGAAAACATTGCAAAAAATCCTGGGAGGCAACGCTGAATATTTTCTCGGATTGGAGGAACAGCACCATGGTTGA
- a CDS encoding MATE family efflux transporter produces MKATNTRREKMKVFLTIMTPILFTQLGMYLMNFIDTIMSGRASPEDLAGVAVGTSLWFPVFTCLSGILMSLTPVISENIGAKRNKDISFSLIQGLYLSIGLSLGIFVIGVLFLDPVLQMMPLQNEVRVISKGYLTGLSSGIVPLFMYTALRSFIDSHGKTHITMTIIFLAVPINMLLNYLFIYGRFGFPALGGAGTGYASGITYWFLFLSAFFYIAKEKAFSGYHLFKSFPGISLSKWKELLGLGVPIGVTMFLESSIFSVVTILMSQYDTDIIAAHQAAANFAYLFYMLPLSIALTLTICISYELGAGRREEAKKYSHLGIMMAFGLGLLSCLFIFYLRTPVSYLYTNSPSVALLIQKFLVFSIFFQLSDALATPIQGVLRGYKDVKVTFIIALISFWMIGIPTGSLLAIFTELAAFGYWIGLISALASMAAALFIRLQWLQRKNQLGEKQS; encoded by the coding sequence TTGAAAGCAACAAACACCAGGCGCGAAAAAATGAAAGTCTTCTTAACAATCATGACACCTATTTTATTCACGCAATTAGGAATGTATCTGATGAATTTTATCGATACGATTATGTCCGGAAGAGCAAGTCCCGAAGACCTTGCCGGGGTAGCCGTTGGCACCAGTTTATGGTTTCCGGTTTTTACGTGCTTAAGCGGTATTTTAATGTCTTTAACCCCTGTTATTTCCGAAAATATAGGAGCTAAACGAAACAAAGATATTTCATTTTCGCTTATACAGGGGTTATATTTATCTATTGGATTATCACTAGGTATTTTTGTAATAGGAGTTCTTTTTTTGGATCCGGTTTTGCAAATGATGCCGCTTCAAAACGAAGTGAGGGTCATTTCAAAAGGGTATTTAACAGGTTTATCGAGCGGAATTGTGCCATTATTTATGTATACGGCTTTGAGGAGCTTTATTGATTCACATGGGAAAACCCATATCACGATGACAATTATTTTCCTGGCGGTGCCTATTAATATGCTGCTTAATTATCTTTTTATATACGGCAGGTTCGGTTTTCCTGCACTAGGAGGAGCAGGGACAGGTTATGCGAGCGGCATTACGTACTGGTTTTTGTTTTTATCTGCTTTTTTTTATATAGCAAAAGAAAAGGCTTTTTCAGGCTATCATTTGTTTAAGTCATTTCCAGGCATTTCTTTGAGCAAGTGGAAAGAGCTCCTCGGTTTAGGGGTGCCTATCGGCGTGACTATGTTTTTAGAATCAAGTATTTTTTCCGTAGTAACGATTCTAATGAGCCAGTATGATACCGATATCATCGCCGCTCATCAAGCAGCGGCAAATTTTGCTTATTTATTTTATATGCTGCCGCTGAGTATTGCTTTAACACTGACCATTTGTATCAGCTATGAGCTGGGGGCAGGCCGAAGGGAAGAAGCGAAAAAATACAGCCATTTAGGGATAATGATGGCTTTTGGACTTGGTTTGCTTTCATGTTTATTCATTTTCTATTTGCGTACGCCAGTGTCTTATCTGTATACAAACAGCCCTTCCGTAGCCCTATTAATTCAAAAGTTTTTAGTTTTCTCGATTTTTTTTCAGCTTTCAGACGCTTTGGCTACGCCTATACAAGGAGTGCTGAGAGGATATAAAGATGTAAAGGTAACGTTTATTATTGCGCTTATATCGTTTTGGATGATTGGCATTCCAACAGGCTCTCTTCTGGCCATATTTACAGAGCTGGCAGCTTTCGGTTATTGGATTGGCCTGATTTCCGCGCTTGCATCCATGGCCGCTGCTTTATTTATCAGGCTGCAATGGCTTCAAAGAAAAAACCAGCTCGGTGAAAAACAGTCATGA
- a CDS encoding RraA family protein produces the protein MTVENQEKMSIGKQFEDVPTTCISDALQGMNNLSSAIKPLKEEYRVAGRAFTVKMPVGDNLVVLKAIREAKPGDVLVIDAKGDTYRAIAGDFIVGMAQTLGIKGIIVDGVIRDVVGIKELNYPVFCKGTTIAASGKAGDGEVNVPISCGGATVRPGDIVVGDADGVIVIPQEREEEVLKESLEKVDKDVKRAQKVSGDTEEIIAYLDRLLSQ, from the coding sequence ATGACAGTTGAAAACCAAGAAAAAATGAGTATTGGGAAGCAATTTGAAGATGTCCCAACGACTTGTATTTCAGATGCGCTGCAGGGGATGAACAATTTGTCATCAGCGATTAAACCGCTTAAAGAAGAATACCGTGTTGCCGGGCGGGCTTTTACAGTGAAAATGCCAGTTGGGGATAATTTGGTCGTGCTGAAAGCCATCAGGGAAGCAAAACCAGGCGATGTTTTGGTCATTGACGCAAAAGGAGATACATACCGGGCAATAGCGGGTGACTTTATTGTTGGAATGGCGCAAACGCTTGGCATCAAAGGAATCATCGTAGATGGCGTGATTCGGGATGTAGTCGGTATTAAAGAATTAAATTATCCCGTTTTCTGTAAAGGAACAACCATTGCAGCAAGCGGCAAGGCGGGAGATGGAGAAGTAAACGTGCCTATTTCCTGTGGCGGTGCTACGGTTCGACCTGGGGATATTGTGGTGGGTGATGCCGATGGTGTTATCGTTATTCCACAGGAAAGGGAAGAAGAAGTGCTGAAAGAATCGTTAGAAAAAGTAGATAAAGATGTAAAGCGAGCTCAGAAAGTCTCAGGAGATACAGAAGAAATCATAGCATATCTGGATCGCCTTTTATCACAATGA
- the frlD gene encoding fructoselysine 6-kinase: MRIAAAGFCCIDVYNNLKKYYPTGNGVDFAVHMNRLGYASSLISAVGNDSYGELMKETLKKEGIDISHLHTLAGSTAVIQLELNGNDRVHGDEDEGVMEQFSLTQKDIDFILTHDYLHTDLFGRILNRLPFFQSSGLKTVFDFSTFLQDERIERILPSVDYAFFSYEQEDNFIRDYMKWAKNLGPSLVTVTLGEHGSLSYDGQAFHKGESIPVDVVNTVGAGDSFIAGFIHGIIRGQSIPDCLKSGATLASSVITQFEPY, from the coding sequence TTGAGAATAGCTGCCGCTGGCTTTTGCTGTATAGATGTATATAACAATCTTAAAAAGTATTATCCAACAGGCAACGGAGTCGATTTTGCCGTTCATATGAACCGACTCGGTTACGCCTCTTCTCTTATCAGTGCCGTTGGAAATGATTCGTATGGCGAGCTAATGAAAGAAACCTTGAAAAAAGAAGGAATCGATATCTCCCACCTTCATACCCTGGCAGGCTCGACCGCTGTGATTCAGCTAGAACTGAATGGAAATGACCGCGTTCATGGAGATGAAGACGAAGGTGTAATGGAGCAATTTTCACTCACACAAAAAGATATCGACTTTATTTTAACTCACGATTACCTGCATACAGACTTATTCGGAAGAATTTTGAACCGCCTCCCCTTCTTTCAATCGAGCGGGTTGAAAACCGTTTTTGATTTTTCCACTTTTCTGCAGGATGAAAGAATTGAGCGGATCTTGCCTTCGGTTGATTACGCTTTTTTTTCGTATGAACAAGAGGACAATTTTATTCGGGATTATATGAAATGGGCAAAAAACCTCGGCCCTTCACTTGTTACGGTTACGCTTGGCGAGCATGGAAGCCTTTCTTATGATGGGCAGGCCTTCCACAAAGGGGAAAGCATTCCTGTTGATGTAGTAAATACAGTCGGTGCGGGAGATTCTTTTATTGCTGGTTTTATCCATGGCATAATCCGCGGACAAAGCATTCCGGATTGTTTAAAAAGCGGCGCCACGCTTGCCTCCAGCGTAATCACTCAGTTCGAGCCTTATTAA
- a CDS encoding GntR family transcriptional regulator: MLKPENQEPLYIQLKKAIQAMIFNGDFQQGDKIPTEVELSEQYNISRITVRKAVEEMVKEGYLIKKQGKGTFVNNLKIDRKVEHVMSFSAACESKGLTSHSVITKKEIIEPDEDLKKDLRLEEDEKVIYIQRKRYAGNSPLMLENNYYPQHRFQFLMNESLEGSLYDLLEKKYDIRPENPGETILEITLADEEKAQLLETSLGKALFYMRTIIYDQHNQPVHVGRQYIIGERYQFTL, translated from the coding sequence ATGTTAAAGCCGGAAAATCAGGAACCTTTATATATACAATTAAAAAAAGCCATTCAAGCGATGATTTTCAATGGCGATTTTCAGCAGGGAGATAAAATCCCGACTGAAGTTGAATTAAGTGAACAGTATAATATCAGCCGGATTACAGTACGAAAAGCTGTAGAAGAAATGGTGAAAGAAGGCTATTTAATCAAAAAGCAGGGCAAAGGAACTTTCGTCAACAATTTAAAAATTGACCGAAAAGTGGAACATGTAATGAGCTTCAGTGCAGCCTGCGAGTCAAAAGGGCTGACTTCTCACAGTGTTATTACCAAAAAAGAAATAATCGAACCGGACGAGGATTTGAAGAAGGATTTACGCCTGGAAGAGGATGAGAAAGTCATTTATATTCAGAGGAAAAGGTATGCGGGAAACAGTCCGCTTATGTTGGAGAATAATTATTATCCGCAGCATCGTTTTCAATTTTTAATGAACGAATCATTGGAAGGGTCTCTCTACGATTTATTGGAGAAGAAATATGATATTCGTCCTGAAAACCCGGGAGAGACCATTTTGGAAATTACGTTAGCGGATGAAGAAAAAGCACAATTATTAGAGACCTCATTAGGAAAAGCGCTTTTTTACATGAGAACGATTATCTATGACCAGCATAATCAGCCTGTTCATGTCGGAAGACAGTATATCATTGGTGAACGCTATCAATTTACCCTATAA
- a CDS encoding transporter substrate-binding domain-containing protein, translating into MRKARVLLILSVFLCLILSACSNQSGADGVSSEKKVLRMGTSADFAPFEYVDTETNEIVGYDIDFARAIAKELGYELEIVDIEFSGLITAMQNGKVDFAISAIEPTAERKKNADFSIPYHRSELVLLTMKDSGINSVEDLKGKTVGVQAGSLQETMAKDLQKKTDFEITTRDRVAEIVQEIAVDRIDATIMEMPVTKGYMANNKELKTVAIPGVETGGAAIAFPKGSELPEKFNPVIEKMEKDGELEELTVKWFGEKSLEVKK; encoded by the coding sequence ATGAGAAAAGCACGTGTTTTACTTATTTTGTCGGTTTTCCTTTGTCTTATTTTATCAGCCTGCAGCAATCAAAGCGGGGCTGATGGTGTTTCGAGCGAGAAGAAAGTGTTGAGAATGGGAACTTCTGCTGACTTTGCTCCTTTTGAATATGTAGACACGGAAACGAACGAAATTGTAGGGTATGACATCGACTTTGCCAGAGCAATTGCAAAAGAATTAGGATATGAACTGGAAATTGTCGATATTGAATTTTCAGGCTTAATTACAGCTATGCAAAATGGAAAAGTAGATTTTGCTATTTCTGCGATTGAACCAACCGCTGAGCGAAAGAAAAATGCAGACTTTTCAATTCCTTACCACCGAAGTGAGCTTGTACTTCTTACGATGAAAGACAGCGGAATCAACAGTGTAGAGGACCTTAAAGGAAAAACAGTCGGTGTTCAAGCTGGATCCCTTCAAGAAACAATGGCAAAGGACCTTCAGAAAAAAACAGATTTTGAGATTACGACGCGGGACCGGGTAGCTGAAATTGTTCAGGAAATCGCGGTTGACAGAATTGATGCAACAATCATGGAGATGCCTGTGACAAAAGGTTATATGGCTAATAATAAAGAGTTAAAAACGGTTGCGATTCCGGGTGTTGAAACGGGAGGCGCTGCAATCGCCTTCCCTAAAGGAAGCGAGCTGCCGGAGAAGTTCAATCCTGTTATTGAGAAAATGGAAAAAGACGGAGAGCTGGAAGAGTTAACGGTTAAATGGTTTGGCGAAAAAAGTTTAGAAGTAAAGAAATAA
- a CDS encoding immunity 22 family protein, with the protein MEQEGYVSLWVGNFSSNEELQKYLLNTYDEDGNAAASAFEEEYKIDDHDSDFREADCFKTGSRQLSILLSGCSYEDVVIPLFTEIQGEELPYSVNSIILLYNFKYSEKGGREPSHVHYLGSVRYK; encoded by the coding sequence ATGGAACAAGAAGGGTATGTATCGTTGTGGGTCGGCAATTTCTCATCTAATGAAGAACTTCAAAAGTATCTGCTGAACACTTACGATGAAGATGGGAATGCAGCTGCTTCGGCGTTTGAAGAGGAATACAAAATTGATGATCATGATTCTGATTTTAGGGAAGCTGATTGTTTCAAAACAGGATCAAGACAACTTTCTATATTATTAAGCGGCTGTTCCTATGAAGATGTCGTTATTCCTCTATTTACAGAAATCCAGGGAGAGGAACTGCCTTACTCCGTTAATAGCATTATTCTGCTTTATAATTTTAAATACAGCGAAAAGGGCGGCCGTGAACCGAGCCACGTACACTATTTAGGGAGTGTGCGCTACAAATAG
- a CDS encoding SIS domain-containing protein, which translates to MNAQQVVAAISSEENITEVYLVACGGSLVDMYPTKYFLESEAKEIVTGLYTANEFVHATPKRLNPNSLVIVCSHGGNTPESVHAAKRAKEHGAHTIGLTHNKEAALIEHSDHVFLYEWGADSDVKNNPMAIILEIASEVLKTVEGYEHYEDFRDGIQKANGIIKKAEELVAERASVFADRYQKEELFYILSSGASYGHAYGFAICSLMEMQWLHAASIHSGEYFHGPFEVTNKETPFILLVNEGRTRALDERAKEFLAKYAEKVEIVDAKELGINTISDNVVEFFNPVLFYSVMCVYREALANVRNHPLETRRYMGKVAY; encoded by the coding sequence ATGAACGCACAACAAGTTGTTGCAGCTATTAGTTCAGAAGAAAACATTACAGAAGTTTATTTAGTTGCATGCGGAGGATCGCTGGTAGATATGTATCCAACTAAATATTTTCTTGAAAGTGAAGCTAAAGAAATCGTTACAGGTCTTTACACAGCCAATGAATTTGTTCATGCTACACCTAAGCGGTTAAATCCAAATTCCCTCGTGATTGTATGTTCACATGGAGGCAACACGCCTGAATCCGTCCATGCTGCAAAACGGGCAAAAGAGCACGGGGCGCATACAATCGGATTAACACATAACAAAGAGGCAGCTCTCATCGAGCATTCTGATCATGTTTTCCTATATGAATGGGGAGCAGACAGTGATGTGAAAAATAATCCAATGGCCATCATTTTGGAAATTGCCTCTGAAGTATTAAAGACTGTAGAAGGATATGAACACTACGAAGACTTCCGCGATGGCATCCAAAAAGCGAATGGCATTATCAAAAAAGCAGAAGAGCTTGTAGCTGAAAGAGCAAGTGTATTTGCCGACCGCTATCAAAAAGAAGAATTGTTTTATATTTTATCAAGCGGCGCTTCTTATGGTCATGCGTACGGCTTTGCCATCTGCTCTTTGATGGAAATGCAGTGGCTGCATGCTGCTTCCATTCATTCAGGTGAGTACTTCCACGGCCCTTTTGAAGTGACAAATAAAGAAACACCTTTTATTTTGCTCGTTAACGAAGGGCGGACACGCGCTTTAGACGAAAGGGCAAAAGAGTTTTTAGCAAAGTATGCGGAAAAAGTAGAGATTGTGGATGCGAAGGAACTGGGTATCAACACAATTTCCGACAATGTTGTAGAATTCTTTAACCCGGTTTTATTTTACAGTGTTATGTGCGTATATCGTGAAGCATTGGCAAACGTACGCAATCATCCTCTCGAAACACGCAGATATATGGGGAAAGTAGCTTATTAA